From Micromonospora nigra, one genomic window encodes:
- the sufD gene encoding Fe-S cluster assembly protein SufD — protein sequence MTTQASAPPSTKSQALRSYDVADFPALTGLEEEWRFTPLKRLRGLVGDDRAATGSVRHEHGDLPEAVSIERIGRDDPRVGSVLTPVDRVSALAFGGAGQALLVRVAQDAVVSGPVTLRVVGEGAEGLAFGHTFIEVGRFAEVVMVLEHVGSTTLADNVEVTVADGAKLTLVTVADWADDAVQAQHLKVKLGRDARVLHIQVSLGGDLVRQYTSVEYTDRGGEAELYGVYFADAGQHLEHRQLVDHTVPDCRSHVGYRGALQGENAHTVWVGDVLIRAEATGTDTYEINRNLLLTDGARADSVPNLEIETGEIAGAGHASATGRFDDEQLFYLMARGIPEAEARRLVVRGFFAELVNKIPVEELRERLGDAIEARLASGGSEFGTAGLASGDATAKARA from the coding sequence ATGACTACCCAGGCTTCCGCGCCGCCCAGCACCAAGTCGCAGGCGCTCCGTTCGTACGACGTCGCCGACTTCCCGGCCCTCACCGGCCTGGAGGAGGAGTGGCGCTTCACCCCGCTCAAGCGCCTGCGCGGGCTGGTCGGCGACGACCGGGCCGCGACCGGCTCGGTCCGGCACGAGCACGGCGACCTGCCCGAAGCTGTGTCGATCGAGCGAATCGGCCGGGACGACCCGCGGGTGGGCAGCGTGCTCACCCCCGTCGACCGGGTCAGCGCCCTGGCCTTCGGCGGGGCCGGGCAGGCCCTGCTGGTGCGGGTGGCGCAGGACGCCGTGGTGAGCGGCCCGGTGACCCTGCGGGTCGTCGGGGAGGGCGCCGAGGGGTTGGCCTTCGGGCACACCTTCATCGAGGTGGGTCGGTTCGCCGAGGTCGTGATGGTGCTGGAGCACGTCGGCTCGACCACCCTCGCCGACAACGTCGAGGTCACGGTCGCCGACGGCGCGAAGCTGACCCTGGTCACCGTGGCCGACTGGGCCGACGACGCGGTGCAGGCGCAGCACCTGAAGGTGAAGCTGGGGCGCGACGCCCGGGTGCTGCACATCCAGGTCAGCCTCGGCGGCGACCTGGTCCGGCAGTACACCTCCGTGGAGTACACCGACCGGGGCGGCGAGGCCGAGCTGTACGGCGTCTACTTCGCCGACGCCGGGCAGCACCTGGAGCACCGGCAGCTGGTCGACCACACGGTGCCGGACTGCCGCAGCCACGTCGGCTACCGGGGCGCGTTGCAGGGGGAGAACGCCCACACCGTGTGGGTCGGCGACGTGCTGATCCGCGCCGAGGCGACCGGCACCGACACGTACGAGATCAACCGGAACCTGCTGCTGACCGACGGCGCACGGGCCGACTCCGTACCCAATCTCGAGATCGAGACCGGCGAGATCGCCGGTGCCGGCCACGCGAGCGCGACCGGCCGGTTCGACGACGAGCAGCTGTTCTACCTGATGGCCCGGGGCATCCCCGAGGCCGAGGCCCGCCGCCTGGTGGTGCGCGGCTTCTTCGCCGAGCTGGTCAACAAGATCCCGGTCGAGGAGCTGCGTGAGCGTCTGGGGGACGCGATCGAGGCGCGGCTGGCGAGCGGAGGCAGCGAGTTCGGGACCGCCGGACTCGCGAGCGGGGACGCCACGGCGAAGGCGAGGGCCTGA
- the sufB gene encoding Fe-S cluster assembly protein SufB translates to MTEQIVQPLTQEEQLAALGTYEYGWADPDVAGAVAQRGLSEAVVRDISAKKGEPAWMLDLRLKGLRLFDRKPMPSWGADLTGIDFDNIKYFVRSTEKQATSWEDLPEDIKNTYDKLGIPEAEKQRLVAGVAAQYESEVVYHKIREDLEEQGVLFLDTDTALREHEDVFKEYFGTVIPVGDNKFAALNTSVWSGGSFIYVPKGVHVEIPLQAYFRINTENMGQFERTLIIVDEGAYVHYVEGCTAPIYSSDSLHSAVVEIIVKKNARCRYTTIQNWSNNVYNLVTKRAVCHEGATMEWIDGNIGSKVTMKYPAVYMTGEHARGEVLSVAMAGEGQHQDAGAKMVHAAPHTSSTIVSKSIARGGGRTSYRGLVQVLEGSTNSRSTVKCDALLVDTISRSDTYPYVDIREDDVSMGHEATVSKVSEDQLFYLMSRGLSEDEAMAMIVRGFIEPIAKELPMEYALELNRLIELQMEGAVG, encoded by the coding sequence ATGACCGAGCAGATCGTCCAGCCCCTGACCCAGGAGGAGCAGCTCGCCGCCCTGGGCACCTACGAGTACGGCTGGGCCGACCCCGACGTCGCCGGGGCGGTCGCCCAGCGCGGTCTCAGCGAGGCGGTGGTGCGGGACATCTCGGCCAAGAAGGGCGAGCCGGCCTGGATGCTCGACCTGCGGTTGAAGGGTCTGCGCCTGTTCGACCGCAAGCCGATGCCGTCCTGGGGCGCCGACCTCACCGGAATCGACTTCGACAACATCAAGTACTTCGTGCGGTCCACCGAGAAGCAGGCCACCAGCTGGGAGGACCTGCCGGAGGACATCAAGAACACCTACGACAAGCTGGGCATCCCGGAGGCCGAGAAGCAGCGGCTCGTCGCCGGTGTGGCCGCCCAGTACGAGTCCGAGGTGGTCTACCACAAGATCCGCGAGGACCTGGAGGAGCAGGGCGTCCTCTTCCTGGACACCGACACCGCCCTGCGCGAGCACGAGGACGTCTTCAAGGAGTACTTCGGCACGGTCATCCCCGTGGGCGACAACAAGTTCGCTGCGCTGAACACCTCCGTGTGGTCCGGTGGCTCGTTCATCTACGTGCCGAAGGGCGTGCACGTGGAGATCCCGCTCCAGGCCTACTTCCGGATCAACACCGAGAACATGGGCCAGTTCGAGCGGACGCTGATCATCGTCGACGAGGGCGCGTACGTGCACTACGTCGAGGGCTGCACCGCGCCCATCTACTCCTCGGACTCGCTGCACAGCGCCGTGGTCGAGATCATCGTCAAGAAGAACGCCCGGTGCCGGTACACGACCATCCAGAACTGGTCGAACAACGTCTACAACCTGGTCACCAAGCGTGCCGTGTGCCACGAGGGCGCGACCATGGAGTGGATCGACGGCAACATCGGCTCCAAGGTCACCATGAAGTACCCGGCGGTCTACATGACCGGCGAGCACGCCAGGGGCGAGGTGCTCTCGGTGGCCATGGCCGGCGAGGGGCAGCACCAGGATGCGGGCGCCAAGATGGTGCACGCCGCGCCGCACACCTCCTCCACCATCGTCTCCAAGTCGATCGCCCGGGGCGGCGGTCGCACCTCGTACCGGGGGCTGGTCCAGGTGCTGGAGGGCTCGACCAACAGCCGCAGCACCGTCAAGTGCGACGCGCTGCTGGTCGACACCATCTCCCGCTCCGACACCTACCCGTACGTCGACATCCGCGAGGACGACGTGTCGATGGGGCACGAGGCGACCGTCTCCAAGGTCAGCGAGGACCAGCTCTTCTACCTGATGAGCCGGGGCCTGAGCGAGGACGAGGCGATGGCGATGATCGTGCGCGGGTTCATCGAGCCGATCGCCAAGGAACTGCCGATGGAGTACGCCCTGGAGCTCAACCGCCTGATCGAGCTGCAGATGGAGGGCGCGGTCGGCTGA
- a CDS encoding helix-turn-helix transcriptional regulator has protein sequence MKNAAGLSGRQPAALGAVGRSASAVRLPSTGAAAQAASTAARSASGPAATDLSTRDRVTRLLLERGATTAAQLGDALGLSPAAIRRHLDAMLADGDVVAREQTVRGHRGRGRPAKVFLLTDAARGRCGTHHYDNMATAALRWIARNGGSSAVEAFATEQVSALETRCRAAMEDAGDDPLARAEALAGALTAEGYAANASTIASGGQLCQHHCPVAHVAAEFPQLCEAETAVISRLVGTHVQRLATIAHGDGVCTTHIPAQPARTQSGNTVTTVRTDR, from the coding sequence GTGAAAAACGCGGCGGGGCTCTCCGGGCGCCAGCCGGCTGCCCTGGGGGCCGTCGGCCGGTCGGCGTCGGCCGTCCGCCTGCCGTCCACCGGGGCCGCCGCCCAGGCCGCCTCCACCGCCGCCCGGTCCGCATCCGGTCCGGCCGCCACCGACCTGTCGACCCGCGACCGGGTCACCCGGCTCCTGCTGGAACGGGGCGCCACCACCGCCGCCCAGTTGGGCGACGCGCTCGGGCTCAGCCCGGCCGCGATCCGCCGGCACCTCGACGCGATGCTCGCCGACGGCGACGTCGTCGCCCGGGAGCAGACCGTACGCGGCCACCGGGGCCGGGGTCGGCCGGCCAAGGTCTTCCTGCTGACCGACGCGGCCCGGGGCCGCTGCGGCACCCACCACTACGACAACATGGCAACCGCCGCGCTGCGCTGGATCGCCCGCAACGGAGGCTCCTCCGCGGTCGAGGCGTTCGCCACCGAGCAGGTCTCCGCGTTGGAGACCCGGTGCCGGGCGGCGATGGAGGACGCCGGCGACGACCCGCTCGCCCGCGCGGAGGCACTCGCCGGGGCGCTCACGGCCGAGGGTTACGCTGCCAACGCGTCCACGATCGCCTCCGGCGGCCAGCTCTGCCAGCACCACTGCCCGGTGGCGCACGTGGCCGCCGAGTTCCCCCAGCTGTGCGAGGCCGAGACCGCGGTGATCTCCCGCCTGGTCGGCACCCACGTGCAGCGTCTGGCCACCATCGCGCACGGCGACGGGGTGTGCACCACGCACATCCCGGCCCAGCCGGCCCGCACCCAGTCCGGTAACACCGTCACCACTGTGAGGACAGATAGATGA
- a CDS encoding COX15/CtaA family protein: MRRICAVKPAVPFSVSTTLLRRLAYANIVANVAIVVTGGAVRLTASGLGCPTWPRCTDESYTTTPEMGVHGVIEFGNRLLTFVLVLIAGATLLAALLHRPRRRGVVLLALSVVLGIVAQAVIGGITVRTQLHPSIVGIHFVVSMLLLLATYALWRRVDEPDGPTAPVVPSPLRALTWLTVAASAAVIVVGVAVTGSGPHAGDADAVRNGLDPQAISQVHADLVFLLIGLTAGLWLALRAVGAPGRAVRAAGVLLVVELAQGVVGFVQYVTDLPAILVGAHMLGSCLVWLATLAVLWSTRERRPAGPMPTVAPAAAPPPVPARV; the protein is encoded by the coding sequence ATGCGTAGGATTTGCGCCGTGAAGCCTGCCGTCCCGTTCTCTGTCTCCACCACCCTGCTGCGCCGCCTGGCGTACGCGAACATCGTCGCGAACGTCGCGATCGTCGTCACCGGCGGGGCGGTCCGGCTGACCGCGTCCGGACTGGGCTGCCCCACGTGGCCCCGGTGCACCGACGAGTCGTACACGACCACGCCGGAGATGGGCGTGCACGGGGTGATCGAGTTCGGCAACCGCCTGCTCACCTTCGTGCTGGTGCTGATCGCGGGCGCGACCCTGCTCGCCGCGCTGCTGCACCGTCCGCGCCGACGGGGCGTGGTGCTGCTCGCGCTGTCCGTGGTGCTGGGCATCGTGGCGCAGGCCGTGATCGGCGGGATCACGGTACGCACCCAGCTGCACCCCTCGATCGTGGGCATCCACTTCGTGGTGTCGATGCTGCTCCTGCTCGCCACGTACGCGCTGTGGCGACGCGTCGACGAGCCCGACGGGCCGACCGCCCCGGTGGTCCCGTCGCCGCTGCGGGCGCTGACCTGGCTCACGGTCGCCGCCAGCGCCGCGGTGATCGTCGTCGGGGTCGCGGTGACCGGCAGCGGACCGCACGCCGGTGACGCCGACGCGGTACGCAACGGCCTCGACCCCCAGGCGATCTCCCAGGTGCACGCCGACCTGGTGTTCCTGCTGATCGGCCTGACCGCGGGGCTGTGGCTGGCCCTGCGGGCCGTCGGCGCACCCGGCCGGGCGGTGCGCGCGGCCGGCGTGCTGCTCGTGGTCGAGCTGGCCCAGGGCGTGGTGGGTTTCGTGCAGTACGTCACCGACCTGCCCGCCATCCTGGTCGGCGCGCACATGCTCGGTTCGTGCCTGGTCTGGCTCGCCACGCTGGCGGTGCTGTGGTCGACCCGCGAACGCCGGCCGGCCGGGCCCATGCCGACCGTCGCACCGGCCGCCGCCCCACCACCGGTCCCGGCCCGCGTCTGA
- a CDS encoding ATP-grasp domain-containing protein encodes MTDFHQSTRGKPRVALVTCADRAALEADDRLVLGPLAERGVLAVPAVWDDPTVDWAGYDLVVLRSPWDYILRPDEFVAWAAGVPRLANPADVVRWNTDKRYLDELAAAGVPTVPTGWVLPGRPWRPPAERGEYVVKPAVSAGSQDTGRYDLADPHHRDLAEAHVRRLGAAGRVAMVQPYLTAVDTEGETALLFLAGPHGPAFSHAIRKGPMLAGPDEGVADHHRPEEITARTATAAQLAVAERTLAAVPGGSGRLLYARVDLIPGPDGTPVLVELELTEPSLFLGYADGAPDRLADAIVTHLSRGGA; translated from the coding sequence GTGACCGATTTCCACCAGTCGACCCGGGGGAAACCCCGGGTCGCTCTCGTTACCTGCGCCGACCGGGCCGCTCTGGAGGCGGACGACCGGCTCGTCCTCGGGCCGCTCGCCGAGCGGGGGGTGCTGGCCGTGCCCGCGGTCTGGGACGACCCCACCGTCGACTGGGCCGGCTACGACCTGGTCGTGCTCCGGTCGCCCTGGGACTACATCCTCCGCCCCGACGAGTTCGTGGCCTGGGCCGCCGGCGTGCCCCGGCTGGCGAACCCGGCCGACGTGGTCCGCTGGAACACCGACAAGCGTTACCTCGACGAACTGGCCGCCGCCGGGGTTCCCACCGTGCCGACGGGCTGGGTGCTGCCCGGCCGCCCGTGGCGACCGCCCGCCGAGCGGGGCGAGTACGTCGTCAAGCCGGCCGTCAGCGCCGGCAGCCAGGACACGGGCCGCTACGACCTGGCCGACCCGCACCACCGCGACCTGGCCGAGGCGCACGTGCGGCGGCTCGGCGCGGCCGGCCGGGTCGCCATGGTCCAGCCGTACCTCACCGCGGTCGACACCGAGGGGGAGACGGCCCTGCTCTTCCTCGCCGGCCCGCACGGCCCCGCCTTCAGCCACGCCATCCGCAAGGGGCCCATGCTGGCCGGCCCGGACGAGGGCGTGGCGGACCACCACCGGCCGGAGGAGATCACCGCGCGTACCGCCACCGCCGCGCAACTCGCGGTCGCGGAGCGGACCCTCGCGGCGGTGCCCGGCGGATCCGGCCGGCTGCTCTACGCGCGGGTGGACCTGATCCCCGGCCCGGACGGCACCCCCGTGCTGGTGGAGCTGGAGCTGACGGAGCCGTCGCTGTTCCTCGGGTACGCCGACGGCGCCCCGGACCGCCTGGCCGACGCGATCGTCACCCACCTCTCCCGCGGCGGCGCCTGA
- a CDS encoding heme o synthase: MSMITERPVSNPAGTQPVGTVGEVARPRDVRAVVAAYVALTKPRIVELLLVTTVPAMMLADGGMPPLWLVAVVLVGGSLAAGAASVLNCYIDRDIDQLMRRTKRRPLPAHTVSPRNALVFGLVLAVVSIAMMAALTNLLAAGLTLAAIVYYDLVYTLWLKRTTPANTFWGGACGAAPVLIGWAAVTGSLSPVAWALFAVVFFWQMPHFYPLAMKYKDDYARAGIPMLPVVASARRVNAEIVIFAWLTVLTSLVAWPLGLSAVYGVPTLVVGAVFLVEAHRLAGRVSRGEAAKPMRLFHWSTTYLTILFAAVALDALV, translated from the coding sequence GTGAGCATGATCACCGAGCGCCCCGTCAGCAACCCTGCCGGGACGCAGCCGGTGGGCACGGTGGGCGAGGTCGCCCGTCCGCGGGACGTCCGGGCGGTCGTGGCCGCGTACGTGGCACTGACCAAGCCGCGCATCGTCGAGCTGCTGCTGGTCACCACCGTGCCGGCGATGATGCTCGCCGACGGCGGGATGCCGCCGCTGTGGCTGGTGGCCGTGGTGCTGGTCGGCGGCTCGCTCGCGGCCGGCGCGGCGAGCGTCCTCAACTGCTACATCGACCGGGACATCGACCAGTTGATGCGGCGCACGAAGCGTCGCCCGCTGCCCGCGCACACGGTGTCGCCCCGCAACGCCCTGGTCTTCGGGCTGGTGCTGGCGGTGGTGTCGATCGCGATGATGGCGGCGCTGACCAACCTGCTCGCCGCCGGGCTGACCCTCGCCGCGATCGTCTACTACGACCTCGTCTACACGTTGTGGCTCAAGCGCACCACGCCGGCCAACACCTTCTGGGGCGGCGCGTGCGGGGCCGCTCCGGTGCTGATCGGCTGGGCGGCGGTGACCGGTTCGCTGTCGCCGGTGGCCTGGGCGCTGTTCGCGGTGGTCTTCTTCTGGCAGATGCCGCACTTCTACCCGCTCGCGATGAAGTACAAGGACGACTACGCCCGTGCGGGCATTCCGATGCTGCCGGTGGTCGCCTCCGCCCGCCGGGTCAACGCGGAGATCGTCATCTTCGCCTGGCTCACCGTGCTGACCTCGTTGGTCGCCTGGCCGCTGGGTCTGAGCGCCGTCTACGGCGTGCCGACGCTGGTGGTGGGCGCGGTCTTCCTGGTGGAGGCGCACAGGCTCGCGGGTCGGGTGTCGCGCGGCGAGGCGGCCAAGCCGATGCGGCTGTTCCACTGGTCGACCACGTACCTGACGATCCTGTTCGCGGCCGTCGCGCTCGACGCGCTGGTCTGA
- the tkt gene encoding transketolase yields the protein MAANRPEYPALDWSDLDRRAVDTVRVLAMDAVERSGNGHPGTAMSLAPAAYLLFNRVMRHNPADPNWPGRDRFVLSAGHSSLTLYIQLFLSGYPLSLEDLRSLRQWGSLTPGHPEHGHTPGVETTTGPLGQGLGNAVGMAMAARRERGLFDPEAEPGTSVFDHHIWCIASDGDIEEGISHEASALAGHQQLGNLCVIYDDNEISIEDDTRIAKSEDVAARYEAYGWHVQTVDWRSGDADQGDYHEDVEALHRALLAAKAETDRPSFVALRTIIGWPAPNKQNTGKIHGSALGADEVAATKQVLGFDPAQTFEVTEEVLAHARTVMGRGDAAQREWRQAFDSWAAANAERKATYDRIAGRVLPQGWADALPTFPADAKGIATRAASGKVLEALAPVLPELWGGSADLAESNNTTMKGEPSFVPAVHATKDFPGHEYGRTLHFGIREHAMGAILNGIALHGGTRPYGGTFLVFSDYMRPAVRLAALMKLPVVYVWTHDSIGLGEDGPTHQPVEHLTALRAIPGLDVVRPADANETAWAWRQALEHTDRPTALALSRQALPTLDRTSLAGAEGVAKGGYVLAEASNGKPQVIIIGTGSEVQLCLTARERLEAGGTPTRVVSMPCQEWFFAQDEAYRESVLPRGVKARVSVEAGIAMSWHGIVGDCGESVSLEHYGASAPHSVLFEQFGFTPDRIMAAAHAALARVGDITGFTTGN from the coding sequence GTGGCTGCCAACCGACCCGAGTACCCCGCACTTGACTGGTCCGACCTCGACCGCCGGGCCGTGGACACCGTCCGCGTGCTGGCCATGGACGCCGTGGAGAGATCCGGCAACGGCCACCCCGGCACGGCGATGAGCCTCGCCCCCGCGGCGTACCTGTTGTTCAACCGGGTCATGCGGCACAATCCGGCGGATCCGAACTGGCCCGGCCGCGACCGCTTCGTGCTCTCCGCCGGCCACTCCAGCCTCACCCTCTACATCCAGTTGTTCCTCTCCGGCTACCCGCTGAGCCTGGAGGACCTCCGCTCGCTGCGGCAGTGGGGCTCGCTGACCCCCGGGCACCCGGAGCACGGGCACACCCCCGGGGTGGAGACCACCACCGGGCCGCTGGGCCAGGGCCTGGGCAACGCGGTCGGCATGGCGATGGCGGCCCGCCGCGAGCGCGGCCTGTTCGACCCGGAGGCCGAGCCGGGCACCTCCGTCTTCGACCACCACATCTGGTGCATCGCCTCCGACGGCGACATCGAGGAGGGCATCAGCCACGAGGCCAGCGCGCTGGCCGGGCACCAGCAGCTGGGCAACCTCTGTGTGATCTACGACGACAACGAGATCTCGATCGAGGACGACACCCGCATCGCCAAGAGCGAGGACGTCGCCGCCCGCTACGAGGCGTACGGGTGGCACGTGCAGACGGTCGACTGGCGCAGCGGCGACGCCGACCAGGGCGACTACCACGAGGACGTGGAGGCGCTGCACCGCGCGCTGCTCGCGGCGAAGGCGGAGACCGACCGTCCCTCGTTCGTCGCGCTGCGCACCATCATCGGCTGGCCCGCCCCGAACAAGCAGAACACCGGCAAGATCCACGGCTCGGCGCTCGGCGCCGACGAGGTGGCCGCCACCAAGCAGGTGCTCGGCTTCGACCCGGCGCAGACGTTCGAGGTGACCGAGGAGGTGCTCGCCCACGCCCGCACGGTGATGGGTCGCGGCGACGCCGCCCAGCGTGAGTGGCGGCAGGCGTTCGACTCCTGGGCTGCCGCCAACGCCGAACGCAAGGCGACCTACGACCGGATCGCCGGCCGGGTGCTGCCGCAGGGCTGGGCCGACGCGCTGCCGACCTTCCCCGCCGACGCCAAGGGCATCGCCACCCGCGCCGCCTCCGGCAAGGTCCTGGAGGCCCTCGCGCCGGTGCTGCCCGAGCTGTGGGGCGGCTCGGCCGACCTGGCCGAGAGCAACAACACCACCATGAAGGGCGAGCCGTCGTTCGTCCCGGCCGTCCACGCCACGAAGGACTTCCCGGGCCACGAGTACGGCCGGACGCTGCACTTCGGCATCCGCGAGCACGCCATGGGCGCGATCCTCAACGGCATCGCCCTGCACGGCGGCACCCGCCCGTACGGCGGCACCTTCCTGGTGTTCAGCGACTACATGCGCCCGGCGGTGCGGCTGGCCGCGCTGATGAAGCTGCCGGTGGTCTACGTCTGGACGCACGACTCGATCGGCCTCGGCGAGGACGGTCCCACCCACCAGCCGGTGGAACACCTGACCGCGCTGCGCGCCATCCCCGGCCTGGACGTGGTCCGCCCGGCGGACGCCAACGAGACGGCCTGGGCGTGGCGACAGGCGCTGGAGCACACCGACCGGCCGACCGCGCTGGCGCTGAGCCGGCAGGCGCTGCCGACGCTGGACCGCACGTCGCTGGCCGGGGCCGAGGGGGTCGCCAAGGGCGGCTACGTGCTGGCCGAGGCGTCCAACGGCAAGCCCCAGGTGATCATCATCGGCACCGGCTCCGAGGTGCAGCTGTGCCTGACCGCCCGGGAGCGCCTGGAGGCCGGCGGCACCCCCACCCGCGTCGTCTCGATGCCCTGCCAGGAGTGGTTCTTCGCGCAGGACGAGGCATACCGGGAGTCGGTGCTGCCGCGCGGGGTAAAGGCCCGGGTGAGCGTGGAGGCGGGTATCGCGATGTCCTGGCACGGCATCGTCGGCGACTGCGGCGAGAGCGTCAGCCTGGAGCACTACGGCGCGAGCGCCCCGCACTCCGTGCTGTTCGAGCAGTTCGGCTTCACCCCGGACCGGATCATGGCCGCCGCGCACGCGGCGCTGGCCCGGGTCGGGGACATCACCGGTTTCACGACCGGCAACTGA
- the tal gene encoding transaldolase: protein MTTDRLSELTAAGVAVWLDDLSRVRLSTGGLDQLRREKHVAGVTTNPTIFAKALSDADEYDWQLRDLATRGIGVEEAVRMLTTYDVRWACDVMRSSYDASAGVDGRVSIEVDPRLAHETTKTVAEARALWWLVDRPNLFIKIPATEAGLPAITAALAEGISVNVTLIFGLDRYSQVMEAFLAGLEQAKANGHDLSKIGSVASFFVSRVDSEVDKRLEKVGSEEARALRGKAAVANAQLAYQRYGEVFASDRWQALADAGAHPQRPLWASTSTKNPDYRDVIYVEELIAPGTVNTMPEPVIHAYADHGETRADTITGAYDAARQVFADLESVGIDMADVIAVLEREGVEKFEASWLELLDGVRRSLEAAARGTGHPGDAARPNAEAAQQAGGNA from the coding sequence ATGACGACGGACAGGCTGAGCGAGCTCACCGCCGCGGGAGTGGCGGTCTGGCTCGACGATCTTTCCCGGGTACGGCTGTCCACCGGCGGGCTGGACCAGCTGCGCCGGGAGAAGCACGTGGCCGGGGTGACCACCAACCCGACGATCTTCGCCAAGGCGTTGAGCGACGCCGACGAGTACGACTGGCAGCTGCGCGACCTGGCCACCCGGGGCATCGGGGTCGAGGAGGCCGTACGGATGCTCACCACGTACGACGTGCGGTGGGCGTGCGACGTGATGCGGTCCTCGTACGACGCCAGCGCCGGCGTCGACGGCCGGGTGTCCATCGAGGTGGACCCCCGGCTGGCCCACGAGACCACGAAGACGGTCGCCGAGGCCAGGGCGCTGTGGTGGCTGGTCGACCGGCCCAACCTGTTCATCAAGATCCCGGCCACCGAGGCCGGCCTGCCGGCGATAACCGCGGCCCTGGCCGAGGGCATCAGCGTCAACGTGACGCTGATCTTCGGGCTGGACCGCTACTCGCAGGTCATGGAGGCGTTCCTCGCCGGTCTGGAGCAGGCGAAGGCCAACGGCCACGACCTGTCGAAGATCGGTTCGGTGGCCTCGTTCTTCGTCTCGCGGGTCGACAGTGAGGTCGACAAGCGGCTGGAGAAGGTCGGCTCCGAGGAGGCCAGGGCGCTGCGCGGCAAGGCCGCCGTCGCCAACGCCCAACTGGCCTACCAGCGCTACGGCGAGGTGTTCGCCAGCGACCGCTGGCAGGCCCTCGCGGACGCCGGGGCCCACCCGCAGCGTCCGCTGTGGGCGTCCACCTCGACGAAGAACCCGGACTACCGGGACGTCATCTACGTCGAGGAGCTGATCGCCCCCGGCACGGTCAACACCATGCCCGAGCCGGTCATCCACGCCTACGCCGACCACGGCGAGACCCGGGCCGACACCATCACCGGCGCGTACGACGCCGCCCGGCAGGTCTTCGCCGACCTGGAGTCGGTGGGCATCGACATGGCCGACGTGATCGCCGTGCTGGAGCGCGAGGGCGTGGAGAAGTTCGAGGCCAGCTGGCTGGAACTGCTCGACGGCGTACGCCGCTCGCTGGAGGCCGCCGCCCGGGGCACCGGGCACCCGGGGGACGCCGCCCGCCCCAACGCGGAGGCCGCCCAGCAGGCCGGGGGCAACGCGTGA